The following are encoded together in the Novosphingobium resinovorum genome:
- a CDS encoding type IV secretory system conjugative DNA transfer family protein, whose product MSNVVKLPGPPAPPRCAVPIGQTVYGALELDLDRVLAGRMLVQGGSGAGKSQTMRRIVEEAFDYVQTMIVDPEGEFGNLAAHIGATTLKAAEIAADGLTAAATRARHHRIALHLDLTDLDPEQRIIKASAFFAGLVGAPREDWKHTVLVAIDEGHLLAPHQAGSARDAETRRLGVATLTDLCARGRKRGIAPIIATQRLAKLSSSVVSELQNFLIGINVFDRDIIRAADILGFSRSEAEKLRTLRAGEFYAFGPALTRTPIMAKIDQTITEHLGATPQLHGAADLDHSEAEKLLDLEHLREAPSQRDDSLKSRGSRALDAFLLDPIAPTATAICLALKGISPNATTANELAKHLGISREAVDQALDVLSALSAVDTMPRADDRMARLHTRLRARLSDVHLVGLS is encoded by the coding sequence ATGTCCAACGTCGTGAAACTGCCGGGACCGCCAGCGCCGCCGCGCTGCGCGGTTCCTATCGGCCAAACCGTCTATGGCGCCCTCGAACTGGATCTCGACCGCGTCCTTGCGGGACGCATGCTTGTCCAGGGCGGGTCCGGTGCCGGCAAGAGCCAGACCATGCGCCGCATCGTCGAAGAGGCTTTCGACTACGTTCAGACCATGATCGTCGATCCCGAAGGCGAGTTCGGCAATCTCGCCGCGCACATCGGCGCGACGACGCTCAAGGCAGCTGAAATCGCGGCCGATGGCCTGACCGCCGCCGCAACGCGCGCGCGTCACCATCGTATCGCCCTTCATCTCGATCTCACCGACCTCGACCCCGAACAACGGATCATCAAGGCATCGGCCTTCTTCGCCGGTCTCGTCGGTGCTCCGCGCGAGGACTGGAAGCACACGGTTCTCGTCGCGATCGACGAAGGACACCTGCTTGCCCCCCATCAAGCCGGTTCCGCCCGCGATGCGGAAACCCGCCGTCTCGGCGTCGCCACGCTCACTGACTTGTGCGCCCGAGGCCGCAAACGCGGGATCGCGCCCATCATCGCGACCCAGCGCCTTGCCAAGCTCTCCAGCTCCGTCGTCTCCGAGCTTCAGAACTTCCTCATCGGCATCAATGTCTTCGACCGCGACATCATCCGCGCCGCCGACATTCTGGGCTTCAGCCGCAGCGAAGCCGAAAAGCTGCGTACCTTACGCGCCGGCGAGTTCTACGCCTTCGGCCCCGCGCTCACCCGCACCCCGATCATGGCCAAGATCGACCAGACCATCACCGAGCATCTCGGCGCCACCCCTCAGCTGCATGGCGCGGCCGACCTCGACCACTCCGAGGCTGAGAAACTCCTCGACCTCGAGCATCTTCGCGAAGCGCCCAGCCAGCGCGACGACAGCCTGAAGTCTCGCGGCAGCCGCGCCCTCGATGCCTTCCTGCTCGATCCTATCGCACCCACGGCCACGGCAATCTGCCTGGCGCTGAAAGGGATTTCGCCCAACGCCACGACGGCCAACGAACTGGCCAAGCACCTCGGCATCTCGCGCGAGGCCGTGGATCAGGCGCTGGACGTCCTCTCCGCGCTTTCGGCGGTGGATACCATGCCCCGGGCCGATGATCGCATGGCGCGCCTCCATACGCGGCTGCGCGCCCGTCTCAGTGATGTGCACCTGGTGGGTCTGTCATGA
- a CDS encoding arsenic transporter: MLLAVAIFAATIILVIWQPKGLGIGWSAMGGAALALILGVVSLSDVPVVWDIVWNATGAFVAIIIISLLLDEAGFFEWAALHVARWGRGNGRLLFALVVLLGAAVSSLFANDGAALILTPIVIAMLRALGYGDKAMLAFVMAAGFIADTASLPLVVSNLVNIVSADFFNIGFGEYAGVMVPVDLVAIAATLGMLLLFFRRDLPGAYDLGQLRAPREAIRDVATFRAGWIVLALLLAGFFLLEPLGVPVSAVAAVGASLLLVIAGRGHVIQTGKVLRGAPWQVVIFSLGMYLVVYGLRNAGLTDHLAALLDRTAQGGVWGAAFGTGIIAAVLSSIMNNMPTVLVGALSIDATHATGAVREAMIYANVIGCDLGPKITPIGSLATLLWLHVLGQKGIRIGWGYYFKVGITLTVPILLITLAALALRIGLA, translated from the coding sequence ATGCTGCTGGCCGTTGCAATCTTTGCCGCCACGATCATTCTCGTGATCTGGCAACCAAAGGGCTTGGGCATTGGGTGGAGCGCCATGGGCGGCGCAGCACTGGCGCTGATCCTGGGCGTGGTGTCGCTGTCAGATGTGCCTGTCGTTTGGGATATTGTCTGGAATGCCACCGGCGCCTTCGTGGCGATCATCATCATCAGCCTGCTGCTCGATGAAGCCGGGTTTTTCGAGTGGGCGGCGCTGCATGTCGCCCGCTGGGGTAGAGGCAACGGTCGCCTTCTTTTCGCGCTGGTCGTGCTGCTCGGCGCCGCGGTGTCGTCCCTGTTCGCCAACGATGGCGCGGCATTGATCCTGACGCCTATCGTCATCGCTATGCTGAGGGCCCTGGGATACGGTGACAAAGCAATGCTGGCGTTCGTCATGGCTGCAGGGTTCATCGCAGATACCGCGAGCTTGCCACTGGTCGTCTCGAACCTCGTCAACATCGTTTCGGCGGACTTCTTCAACATCGGCTTCGGCGAATATGCGGGTGTGATGGTCCCAGTCGACCTCGTGGCGATCGCCGCGACCTTGGGGATGCTGCTGTTGTTTTTCCGGCGCGACCTTCCCGGTGCCTATGACCTCGGCCAACTGCGCGCGCCCCGCGAAGCAATCCGCGATGTCGCCACATTTCGCGCAGGGTGGATCGTCCTGGCTCTGCTATTGGCGGGTTTCTTCCTGCTCGAACCGTTGGGAGTTCCCGTCAGCGCTGTCGCCGCTGTAGGCGCTAGCCTGTTGCTGGTGATCGCGGGGCGCGGCCATGTGATCCAAACCGGCAAAGTGCTGCGCGGTGCGCCCTGGCAAGTCGTCATCTTCTCCCTGGGCATGTACCTCGTCGTGTACGGCTTGCGGAATGCCGGGCTGACCGACCATCTGGCGGCGCTGCTCGATCGCACCGCTCAAGGCGGCGTGTGGGGCGCTGCATTCGGCACCGGTATCATTGCGGCCGTACTGTCCTCGATCATGAACAACATGCCGACCGTCCTTGTGGGCGCGCTGTCGATCGACGCGACCCACGCCACGGGCGCGGTGAGGGAAGCGATGATCTACGCCAACGTGATCGGGTGTGATCTCGGCCCAAAGATTACGCCGATCGGCTCGCTGGCGACGCTGCTGTGGCTGCATGTCCTCGGCCAGAAGGGCATCCGCATTGGATGGGGCTACTACTTCAAGGTGGGAATCACGCTCACCGTACCCATCCTGCTCATAACCCTTGCGGCCCTGGCGCTGCGAATTGGACTTGCCTGA
- a CDS encoding type II toxin-antitoxin system RelE/ParE family toxin has protein sequence MIEMIQSNTFNQWLAGLRDSNAKARIQVRLRRLSLGNAGDVKPVGDGISELRIDYGPGYRVYYMKRGPILIVLLCGGDKSSQARDIAQAKSIAAAWKE, from the coding sequence ATGATCGAGATGATCCAGTCTAACACCTTCAACCAATGGTTGGCTGGTTTGCGCGATTCAAATGCGAAAGCCCGGATACAAGTCCGTCTGCGTAGATTGAGCCTTGGAAATGCAGGCGATGTTAAACCCGTAGGGGACGGAATATCCGAACTTCGTATCGATTATGGGCCGGGCTATCGCGTGTATTATATGAAGCGCGGGCCAATCCTAATTGTCCTGCTTTGTGGTGGTGACAAGAGCAGTCAGGCTCGCGACATAGCGCAGGCCAAATCAATTGCGGCCGCATGGAAGGAATGA
- a CDS encoding Abi family protein: protein MALNPYNKPHATAAQRIAHLSSRGLVIADPNIAGHEIDLIGYERLRIYFLSRRQLALPGRPFEPAVSDRDILGLYECDIRLRDVCFAAVGQFELLLRNAMSEALSDSHGSHPYYDLSAFRDAAANLDAVQTFVALYLRSRDQRAKHYRQTYSAPALPPIWTMKEFLTFGAASRLFQCLNGTIRTKIATQFGVPSDAIFTNWLECLVDLRNICAHHDRLFNRSFQKQPARLRNAMVPTAAPQKLKAVLECLDHLLQSRGIASRVTQEVGAVLAGYPQIRPPEVGY, encoded by the coding sequence ATGGCTCTTAATCCCTACAATAAGCCCCATGCGACGGCAGCGCAGCGTATAGCGCATCTCTCATCTCGAGGGCTAGTCATCGCTGATCCGAACATTGCTGGCCATGAAATTGATCTGATCGGCTACGAACGGCTACGCATTTATTTCCTGAGCCGTCGCCAACTCGCGTTGCCCGGACGCCCTTTTGAACCGGCCGTAAGCGACAGAGATATTCTCGGCTTATATGAATGCGATATACGGCTGCGGGACGTATGTTTTGCGGCGGTAGGGCAGTTCGAGTTGCTCCTGCGAAACGCCATGTCAGAAGCGTTGAGCGATTCACATGGCAGCCATCCATATTACGACCTAAGCGCATTTCGAGATGCCGCCGCCAACCTCGACGCGGTCCAGACATTCGTTGCGCTTTACCTGAGGTCGCGCGATCAACGGGCCAAACATTATCGCCAAACCTATAGCGCGCCAGCACTCCCGCCGATCTGGACAATGAAGGAATTCCTGACATTCGGCGCCGCGAGCCGGCTCTTCCAGTGCCTCAACGGCACGATACGGACGAAGATAGCCACGCAGTTCGGAGTGCCATCGGATGCGATTTTCACGAACTGGCTGGAATGCCTCGTCGACTTGCGCAACATTTGTGCCCATCACGATCGCCTGTTTAATCGCAGTTTTCAAAAGCAGCCAGCCCGGCTGCGCAACGCAATGGTCCCCACGGCTGCGCCGCAGAAGTTAAAGGCGGTCCTAGAATGTCTGGACCATCTTCTGCAATCCCGTGGAATTGCATCGCGAGTGACACAGGAGGTCGGCGCTGTGTTGGCAGGCTATCCCCAAATCCGACCTCCAGAGGTCGGCTACTGA
- a CDS encoding DUF736 domain-containing protein codes for MNIGTFALKSGQLIGSIATLTVDLARLGLRPVESDNEKAPAFEIMALNVARKWVQVGALWEATSNSTGEVFYQGSLDDPSLPEKMAIMVFGDDEDGYRVVWNRPAPMRQNMDGTRQTRRRQRDDNFGEGNATEDGRIAQGEEDHVPAF; via the coding sequence ATGAACATCGGTACTTTCGCCCTGAAGAGCGGCCAGCTCATCGGTTCGATCGCAACCCTCACCGTCGACCTTGCCCGCCTTGGCCTTCGCCCCGTCGAAAGCGATAACGAGAAGGCCCCCGCGTTCGAGATCATGGCGCTTAACGTCGCCCGCAAGTGGGTGCAGGTCGGCGCGCTTTGGGAAGCGACCAGCAATTCGACCGGCGAGGTTTTCTATCAGGGCAGCCTCGACGATCCCAGCCTGCCCGAGAAGATGGCAATCATGGTCTTTGGTGACGACGAGGACGGCTATCGCGTCGTCTGGAACCGTCCGGCCCCCATGCGCCAGAACATGGACGGCACCCGCCAGACCCGCCGCCGCCAGCGTGACGACAATTTCGGTGAAGGCAACGCAACCGAAGATGGCCGCATCGCACAGGGCGAAGAAGATCACGTCCCCGCGTTCTAA
- a CDS encoding integration host factor subunit alpha: MALGESSTLTRADLAEALHRSVGLSRAEALHMVEQIVDRMSDALAAGENVKISSFGTFLLNDKRERIGRNPKTGVESPVSARRVVTFRPSQGLRDQVAGSGET; the protein is encoded by the coding sequence ATGGCATTGGGAGAATCCTCGACATTGACGCGCGCAGATCTTGCGGAAGCACTTCATCGTTCTGTTGGCTTGTCACGAGCGGAAGCGCTCCACATGGTAGAGCAGATCGTTGATCGGATGAGCGATGCGTTGGCCGCAGGTGAGAACGTGAAGATCTCCAGTTTCGGGACGTTCCTGCTGAACGACAAGCGCGAGCGGATCGGGCGCAACCCGAAGACGGGCGTGGAATCGCCAGTGTCAGCACGGCGCGTGGTGACGTTCAGGCCAAGCCAGGGCCTTCGCGATCAGGTCGCGGGATCCGGCGAAACGTAG
- a CDS encoding addiction module antidote protein, with the protein MDVTFSRYDPADFLKTEEDIAAYLQAAAEDGDTALIAAALGDVVRARNISKLSRDTGLSREGIYKALSGEGNPSFATIGKIAGALGLRISFQPNQTAI; encoded by the coding sequence ATGGACGTGACTTTTAGCCGTTACGATCCCGCCGACTTCCTCAAGACTGAAGAGGACATTGCGGCATATCTGCAAGCCGCTGCGGAAGATGGCGATACCGCTTTGATCGCAGCAGCTCTTGGGGACGTGGTACGTGCTCGCAATATTAGCAAGCTGTCCCGCGATACCGGGCTTAGTCGGGAGGGTATCTACAAGGCCCTGTCGGGTGAAGGAAATCCGAGTTTCGCGACTATCGGCAAGATTGCCGGCGCGTTGGGGCTGCGCATCAGTTTCCAACCCAACCAAACGGCGATCTAA
- a CDS encoding IS110 family transposase, with translation MSSIARIGMDTSKSIFVLHGVSADDQVVLRKKLRRNQVLEFFSKLSPTQIGIEACGASHHWSRKLEELGHEVLLIAPQHVKPYVRRNKNDAADAEAICETMSRPRTWFVPAKTADQQAGLMLAGTRDALIRRRTQLSNMIRSYAAEFGLVSPRGLDKIEPLLARIAADETLPDLAKEMFADLGGDYTQLQDRLTIIEKRLQLWHRSHEQSRRLAQIPGVGVVGAALMTMKVPDPKAFRSGRHFAAWLGLTPKDHSTAGKQRLGVITRAGDEALRSVLVVGATALLQQVRKGRSLQSRWLAELLRRKPPKLVAVALANKTARIAWKLVVSGEVYDRNRVTPPQDGITAELVAA, from the coding sequence GTGAGCAGCATCGCCCGCATCGGAATGGACACTTCCAAGAGCATCTTCGTACTGCATGGCGTCAGCGCCGACGATCAGGTCGTGTTGCGAAAAAAGCTCCGTCGCAACCAAGTTCTGGAATTCTTCAGCAAACTCTCACCAACGCAGATCGGCATCGAGGCGTGCGGGGCGTCGCATCATTGGTCTCGCAAGCTTGAGGAGCTTGGTCATGAGGTGCTTCTGATCGCACCTCAGCATGTGAAGCCCTATGTTCGCCGCAACAAAAATGATGCGGCCGACGCGGAGGCGATCTGTGAGACGATGAGCCGACCTCGAACATGGTTTGTACCGGCAAAAACTGCGGATCAGCAGGCCGGCCTAATGCTTGCGGGTACACGCGATGCGCTCATTCGCAGGCGCACTCAGCTTAGCAACATGATCCGTTCCTATGCCGCAGAGTTTGGCTTGGTATCACCGCGCGGACTCGACAAAATTGAGCCATTGCTGGCGCGGATTGCAGCCGACGAAACGTTGCCAGACCTTGCGAAGGAAATGTTTGCCGACTTGGGCGGCGACTACACACAACTCCAGGATCGACTTACGATCATCGAGAAGAGGCTGCAGCTCTGGCATCGCAGTCACGAGCAGAGCAGGCGTCTGGCTCAGATACCCGGTGTCGGCGTCGTCGGCGCTGCGCTGATGACGATGAAGGTTCCCGATCCCAAAGCTTTCCGCTCAGGGCGCCACTTCGCCGCTTGGCTGGGACTTACACCAAAGGATCATTCAACCGCCGGGAAACAGCGGCTTGGAGTTATCACCCGAGCTGGCGATGAGGCCCTGCGGAGCGTTCTGGTCGTCGGAGCAACCGCACTATTGCAGCAGGTTCGAAAGGGACGAAGCCTGCAATCGCGCTGGCTGGCTGAACTGCTGCGGCGCAAGCCGCCCAAGCTTGTGGCGGTGGCGCTGGCCAACAAGACTGCACGCATAGCGTGGAAGCTCGTGGTGAGCGGTGAGGTTTACGATCGGAACCGGGTTACCCCACCGCAGGATGGCATAACAGCTGAACTCGTAGCGGCGTAA
- a CDS encoding DUF2493 domain-containing protein: MTKETNNRSYSSFADLAKAIGTTPAELRKQYLDKAIADTMRGEQEAGTAATPDELAALAREAEIADMIAQDSVLDSFTEAFGDVTALSILDIGGERQELDMPEPAEAQAECHAIINTIFDLFRDTRLEPSAQAIAWGIVNSFYYEAEKLAREEDTLCRDLKDRIEQDDRSEIYATEMEDLQVRAQTKMEQRAAIECMRDYAANCYCSQTGRPWSTARGSRVSSVTTASQIASADFLKARATAMREKRNPTGPLVVFSGGQEWHDYQQLYARLDQIKARIPSMTLCTTGQRKGCDAIAAAWAAQAGVPIVTFAPNAQRFGKSAGFKRNDQLVSLRPVEAIICQGTGIQSHLLDELKDAGVPVHAFRYDAQASMPAEAKRQNWG, translated from the coding sequence ATGACCAAGGAAACGAATAACCGCAGCTATAGCAGTTTTGCCGACCTCGCCAAGGCCATCGGCACCACGCCCGCCGAACTGCGCAAGCAGTATCTGGACAAGGCGATTGCCGACACCATGCGCGGCGAGCAGGAAGCAGGAACCGCAGCCACGCCCGACGAGCTGGCAGCATTGGCGCGGGAGGCAGAGATTGCCGACATGATCGCGCAAGATTCCGTGCTCGACAGCTTCACCGAGGCATTCGGCGACGTGACCGCGCTTTCCATCCTCGACATAGGGGGCGAGCGGCAGGAACTGGACATGCCCGAGCCCGCCGAGGCGCAGGCAGAATGTCACGCCATCATCAACACCATCTTTGACCTTTTCCGCGATACCCGCCTTGAGCCGAGCGCGCAGGCGATTGCGTGGGGCATCGTCAATTCGTTTTACTACGAAGCGGAGAAGCTGGCCCGCGAGGAGGACACGCTTTGCCGTGACCTGAAAGACCGGATCGAGCAGGACGACCGCAGCGAAATCTATGCAACAGAGATGGAAGATTTGCAGGTCCGCGCGCAAACCAAGATGGAGCAGCGCGCCGCGATCGAATGCATGCGCGACTATGCCGCCAACTGCTACTGTTCGCAGACCGGCCGCCCATGGAGTACCGCGCGCGGATCGAGGGTTTCGAGCGTCACCACCGCAAGCCAGATCGCATCGGCCGATTTCCTCAAGGCCCGAGCAACCGCCATGCGCGAGAAGCGCAACCCCACCGGCCCGCTTGTCGTCTTTTCCGGCGGTCAGGAATGGCACGACTACCAGCAGCTTTACGCCCGCCTTGACCAGATCAAGGCCCGCATTCCGAGCATGACCCTTTGCACCACCGGCCAGCGCAAGGGATGCGACGCCATCGCCGCCGCTTGGGCCGCACAAGCTGGCGTGCCGATTGTCACCTTTGCCCCGAACGCCCAGCGCTTTGGAAAGAGCGCCGGTTTCAAGCGCAATGACCAGCTTGTCAGCCTCCGGCCCGTCGAAGCCATCATCTGCCAAGGCACCGGCATTCAGTCGCACTTGCTGGACGAACTGAAGGACGCAGGCGTTCCGGTTCACGCCTTCCGCTACGATGCACAGGCATCCATGCCCGCCGAAGCCAAGCGGCAGAATTGGGGATGA
- a CDS encoding DUF3768 domain-containing protein, whose protein sequence is MSLATATAGMSEREIIARLNDRCRHGLDRTGRIVITRTCLGTFAKNTMAELVAQAEILAEVRKFTYPNDDRTERERGQIEYRGTTVYFQIDAYDADLKWGSPDPTDASVTRRVMTIMVREDL, encoded by the coding sequence ATGTCCCTCGCAACTGCCACCGCCGGCATGTCCGAACGGGAAATCATCGCCCGTCTCAACGATCGCTGCCGCCATGGCCTCGATCGCACCGGACGGATCGTCATTACCCGCACCTGCCTTGGCACCTTCGCCAAGAACACCATGGCCGAGCTTGTCGCCCAAGCCGAGATCCTCGCCGAAGTCCGCAAGTTCACATATCCCAACGACGACAGGACCGAGCGGGAGCGTGGCCAGATCGAATACCGGGGAACAACCGTCTATTTCCAGATCGACGCCTACGACGCCGATCTGAAATGGGGTTCGCCTGACCCCACTGATGCCAGCGTCACGCGCCGCGTCATGACAATCATGGTGCGCGAAGATCTATAG
- a CDS encoding type IV secretion system DNA-binding domain-containing protein, translated as MARKDGKKDREDIRDDGRPVPLKHHSARGDTPRNNGNFVRGSQLLNTQVIMWLQGAKMPFLMWLGMFALSYFTILSFTLDENNFQLICMRVLSWLWDWCALDPMKQANLQLPDHTVRHTFMGYVPYVPEVALAWHKAMRGIIGSALIASFATIPSSIWYVDFSRRRGGSIMEERHERGAMLVDRDLLYKEISQHNQTKFVEEAKDLFPDLSAKGVLALPFAARKAAGIHHPYHIAGIPYPHRLEQSHTMLLGTTGTGKTTVLRKHLEQMREREDNAVVFDLTGAYVEAFYHPERDTILNPMDVRCPAWSIFNDCQTYSEFTAAAAALIPSDGGSSEPFWALAARTLFIEMCMKLIEKGQTSNQALADNLMTADLKQVHRHLQKTIADPLTAPEAARMAESIRAVFNTNAQALRFLPDDGKPYSIKQWITGDKAPGSILFITCTYTDLEMNKALLTLWSNLAIHSLMTMKKTRSLRTWFMFDELGALHRLPAIEDGLQTARNFGGAMILGLHSFDKLVQVYGEENARNLSSLARTKLMLAAADLDTAEQCARYIGNREIRQMDEGYSYGYNSTRDASTLTPRKQIEPLVIPDDIMNLPSMHGFVKFPDGFPAARVRLQWQQYPQVAEGFIRRPPNKPDDPDGKVRGGGGKPKGGDDGGRGEYIALSDEEMAARDAPIALAANILSQPSEQDREAQEGRDPNAREALDRMDPGASHSATTRGEAAKGDAVDHNGLDTPERSGIRSNNAVSIRDDQEVASRSSHRDVEVARASSNPLEKDLGVREARDAGVGTDASQSHHHDHPDLGDSGIGMGD; from the coding sequence ATGGCGCGTAAGGACGGCAAAAAAGACCGCGAAGACATTCGCGACGACGGTCGGCCCGTCCCTCTCAAACACCATTCCGCGCGCGGTGACACCCCCCGTAACAACGGCAATTTCGTGCGTGGGAGCCAGTTGCTCAACACCCAAGTCATCATGTGGCTGCAGGGCGCAAAAATGCCCTTCCTCATGTGGCTCGGAATGTTTGCCCTCTCCTACTTCACGATCCTCTCGTTCACGCTCGACGAGAACAACTTCCAGCTCATCTGCATGCGCGTGCTGTCGTGGCTTTGGGACTGGTGTGCCCTCGATCCCATGAAGCAGGCTAACCTGCAGCTTCCCGACCATACCGTGCGGCACACATTCATGGGATACGTCCCCTATGTGCCCGAAGTAGCTCTCGCCTGGCACAAGGCGATGCGCGGCATTATCGGCTCGGCTCTTATCGCCTCCTTCGCGACCATCCCGTCATCCATCTGGTACGTTGATTTCTCCCGTCGCCGGGGCGGCTCTATCATGGAAGAACGCCACGAACGCGGTGCGATGCTGGTGGACCGGGATCTGCTCTACAAGGAGATCAGCCAGCACAACCAAACCAAATTCGTCGAAGAAGCCAAAGACCTCTTCCCGGACCTGTCAGCAAAGGGTGTCCTTGCCCTACCATTCGCGGCTCGCAAGGCAGCCGGAATACACCATCCCTACCACATCGCTGGCATCCCCTACCCGCATCGGCTCGAGCAATCCCACACCATGCTGCTGGGCACCACCGGCACCGGCAAAACTACCGTCCTGCGTAAGCACCTGGAACAGATGCGTGAGCGCGAAGACAATGCCGTCGTGTTCGATCTTACCGGCGCTTACGTCGAGGCGTTCTATCACCCCGAGAGAGACACGATCCTCAATCCCATGGACGTGCGCTGCCCGGCCTGGTCGATCTTCAACGATTGCCAAACCTACAGCGAGTTCACGGCCGCAGCCGCCGCGCTGATACCCTCCGATGGCGGCTCGTCGGAACCGTTCTGGGCCCTCGCAGCGCGTACCCTCTTCATCGAAATGTGCATGAAGCTGATCGAGAAGGGACAGACCTCCAATCAGGCCCTCGCGGACAACCTGATGACCGCTGACCTCAAGCAGGTCCACCGTCATCTGCAGAAGACGATTGCGGACCCGCTGACTGCTCCAGAAGCGGCTCGCATGGCGGAATCGATCCGCGCCGTCTTCAACACCAATGCACAGGCGCTGCGCTTCCTTCCCGACGACGGTAAGCCCTACTCCATCAAGCAGTGGATCACCGGCGACAAGGCCCCCGGATCGATCCTCTTCATCACTTGCACCTACACCGACCTCGAGATGAACAAGGCGCTCCTGACCTTGTGGTCGAACCTTGCCATCCACTCGCTCATGACGATGAAAAAGACCCGCTCATTGCGGACATGGTTCATGTTCGACGAGCTGGGCGCCTTGCACCGCCTTCCTGCCATCGAAGACGGCCTTCAGACTGCCCGAAACTTTGGCGGCGCCATGATCCTTGGCCTTCACTCCTTCGACAAGCTGGTGCAGGTCTACGGCGAAGAAAACGCCCGCAATCTGTCCTCGCTCGCGCGTACCAAGCTGATGCTCGCCGCAGCCGATCTCGACACGGCCGAGCAGTGCGCCCGCTATATCGGCAATCGCGAAATTCGCCAGATGGATGAGGGCTATTCTTACGGCTACAATTCCACTCGCGACGCATCGACGCTGACGCCTCGCAAGCAGATCGAACCACTCGTCATTCCCGACGACATCATGAACCTGCCCTCGATGCACGGCTTCGTGAAATTCCCTGACGGTTTCCCTGCTGCGCGCGTCCGTCTGCAGTGGCAGCAATACCCGCAGGTCGCGGAAGGTTTCATTCGGCGTCCACCGAACAAGCCGGACGATCCAGACGGCAAGGTTCGCGGAGGTGGGGGTAAGCCGAAGGGTGGTGATGACGGTGGGCGTGGTGAATATATCGCGCTTAGCGACGAGGAAATGGCGGCGCGAGATGCGCCGATTGCGCTTGCCGCCAACATCCTTTCGCAACCCTCGGAGCAGGATCGCGAAGCACAGGAGGGACGCGATCCCAATGCGCGTGAAGCCCTTGATCGCATGGACCCTGGTGCAAGCCATTCCGCAACCACCAGAGGCGAGGCGGCCAAGGGGGATGCAGTCGACCATAACGGTCTCGACACACCAGAGCGCTCAGGCATTCGTTCCAACAACGCGGT